tagaataaataatacattcttaattatataattcaaattaattaattttaaaaatttagaatataatttaGAAGTATAGCATTTGAGAATCTAAAACGTTATTTTTTTCAAGACCTTTACGGAGGTGCTGAAACAAATCATGAGTAAAAAACGGCAATTGTCTAAAACAATATCTACAAGAATATAATTGGGCCGGCCCATTTAAATCATATGCTAATaggttgttattattattacgcGAAAAGAAAAGCAAACGCAGAAGGCACCGCGTGCAGAGGTTAGAGTGAGAGGGAAACATGTCCTCACTTCGAAACGCCATTCCCAGTCGTGCTCACAAAGAGCGTTCTCAACCGTGAGTCTCTTCTTTCTCTCAATTGCTATTCTTTCAATCACTGCTTAAATCACTTCTTCACAACttcattttgtttattattgtttttttcattGGTTAGGTCAGCGAGGAAAAAATTCGGCCTGCTCGAAAAGCATAAGGACTATGTCCAGCGTGCTAAAGCATTCCACAGGAAAGAGGATACTTTACGGGTACAGTTTCACGCTCTCTTCATCAAATTCTCGTTCCTTCGCTTTAACCACTTTTCAATCTTCTTTCGTTTTACAGAAACTTAAGGAAAAAGCAGCTAATAGAAACGAAGATGAGTTTTACTTCAAGATGTCTAGAACAAAAACCGTTGATGGAGTTCACAGACCAGAGTAATTGATGACTTGCTACATGGCCTTTTCTGTTTTCTGtgatttgttgttgttgttgttgaggaTGTGTTACATTGTTGTGCTTGTTGACTTGTGTAGGAGTGAAGCAAATAAGTATTCCCAGGAAGAGCTTATGCTTATGAAGACGCAGGATATGGGTTACATTCTTCAGAAGGTTCAGAGTGAGAGAAAGGTGGGTGCTTTGCTTTGAATTGTTCTCTTGTTTTTAATGGGGTTTTGTGCGAAATATTATGACAGTGTAGGTTTAACTGGGAATGTTTGGTCTTCCTTGCAGAAAATTGATAGGCTAACTGCCTCGCTGCACTCTATTGATAATCAGCCTGCAAACAAACATGTTTTCTTTGCTGAGGACAGGTATGCGTTTCTGAGCTATCATTCTTTGACCAGCATggattcattttttaaaatgttaatatgTTTTATTTGATTGGTGTACTTAGTTGTTGTGAAAGTTCTTACTTATTTAGTTATGCAAAATTTAAAGGATGATGTTTTCATCTTGTATTAAGGCCCTGGTCTCAACTTCCTACTTGTTCCTGAGATGATAAATTATGTTCAATATGACATTATGgctatgataaaaaaattggtaTGCAATTCCAATTTGTGTTCTTGTGTGCAaatgttatttgtttatattatattatattatatatatagcaTATATTTTGATAAGTAGCTTAACGTAAAACTGTGTTTGTGGAGaacagagaagagaaagggaAAAATGATTTCATTCATTTATTAGAGTGCTACATAGGTACTTACACAGATTACGGTGAGGAGTAACTATTGTTGACTGAATTTCTGACACAACACACTCAGTTGTGATTACAAGATATATGTTACTTATATACTAGCCATACTATACTCTTATACTTACAAAGTATTTATTCAAAAAAAGCTTATCAGGTGAGCTATGTCATAAGTTCTTTATTCAGCAACCTATTTTGACAAGTTTCACTGTAAGCTTATTCAGATAAAGCTGAATAGAGCTTATAAGATGATCACTAACCCAACATTTTCATTTCAACTTAAGTGTTTATATGTTTGATGATAAGATAAACCCAAGTAAGCTTCATAGAGGTTTTTCCAAATGGTCCTATAGTCATGTTTACAACAAGATATCTTCTTTCAGTAGTGAACTCAATTACTTTTCTCCAGCTATGTAGTACTTCCATTATTGATTTATTGATTGATATGCTACTTTTCCACCTCCACTCCCATTTCCTTCTTTCTCTTTATATTCTGAATGGCTAACCTTTTTAATCTTTGTCCATGTATAGGGAAGAGGCTAAAGAGTTACAATCACGATATTCAAAAAGTGAAATTCCACGCACTACTTACAAAATTCCTGCTGTCATTAAGAGGTACATCCCTACATTTGACTTGACTCTGATAAATTCCTTGTTCTTTTCGACAGGTTGTATGAGATGAACATCTTTTGTTAAATGATTTGTCTTGACAGACTTTGATCAATTCCTTGTTTTGTTTGATGTCTTGTGTTAGATTAAAAAAAGCTGGTAAATGATTTGTCTCTACTGAAACTTTTTCAGGGATCTGTTGTATGAAATTATTTCCCCCCCTCTTTAATGGGCTTTAAgattgttaattttattaagtATCTAATAATGCCAACAATATTAAGATGTTTTTGCAGTAATGTGAGGTCTGAGTCTTGGCAATCACCCCTTATTCGGACATTAGGCTTGAAgattccttcatgagtgacaagtttaatgtttatatatttgCATGGCTTTTATTGtagcattttttttattcagaaGTGGTCTTTTAGTAGGAATGATTGAGATAATTTAACCCAAAATAGATAAATGAATTACAATTATGGTCATATTGATTGCTATTAGTTCTGACCATGGTAGTAAGTATCGTACGATTCACGATACGAATCGTGCGATACGATGTGGTTCCAGATACCAGCGATACGAATCGTGAGAAGAATTGTTTTCACTCCCGTATCGTGGTTGTATCGTGTGAATTGAATCAAGAATCGTTTTAATCGTGAATAGGTTCCGTATCACGACTTGAGTTTTATTCTGGGTTTAGGTGTGAATTGG
The sequence above is a segment of the Phaseolus vulgaris cultivar G19833 chromosome 2, P. vulgaris v2.0, whole genome shotgun sequence genome. Coding sequences within it:
- the LOC137811797 gene encoding probable U3 small nucleolar RNA-associated protein 11, whose translation is MSSLRNAIPSRAHKERSQPSARKKFGLLEKHKDYVQRAKAFHRKEDTLRKLKEKAANRNEDEFYFKMSRTKTVDGVHRPESEANKYSQEELMLMKTQDMGYILQKVQSERKKIDRLTASLHSIDNQPANKHVFFAEDREEAKELQSRYSKSEIPRTTYKIPAVIKRKTAGSYKELEARKNRLSQLEKIYMDMAMKKELQKNGRKRKLTEDEIVCPTNQPVYKWRAERKR